One genomic window of Papaver somniferum cultivar HN1 unplaced genomic scaffold, ASM357369v1 unplaced-scaffold_0, whole genome shotgun sequence includes the following:
- the LOC113325820 gene encoding L-ascorbate oxidase-like, translated as MGLFLEPCSRIISFGLFVVMILLTTSAVEARVRHYKWEVKYQFQSPDCFRKLVIAINGKTPGPTIIAQQGDTIIVELKNSLLTENVAIHWHGIRQIGTPWSDGTEGVTQCPITPGETFIYKFVVDRPGSYLYHAHYGMQREAGLYGSIRVAVPDGVVEPFTYDYDRTIILNDWYHKSTYEQATGLSSKPFVWVGEPQSLLIHGRGRFNCSSPTIGSSDTCNTTSPDCDPYVLTVVPGKTVRIRLSSLSSLSALNFEIEGHNLTVVEADGHFVEPFVVKNINVYSGETYSVLVTADQDPSRNYWAASNVISRRPTTPTGLAILNYYPNHPSKTPPSTPPTGPLWNDSDYRLAQSLKIKAHPSHIVAPPVESDRVIILLNTQNEVDGFRRWSVNNVSFNLPHTPYLIALKKRFKHKVFDQMPPPDTYDYKNYDINIVQPNPNATVSNGIYRLKFNSTVDIVLQNANTMNPNNSETHPWHLHGHDFWVLGYGKGKFDPIEDPKKYNLVNPIMKNTVPVHSMGWTALRFVADNPGVWAFHCHIEAHFYMGMGIVLEEGVERVKKLPTSIMGCGETKSLIRP; from the exons ATGGGTTTGTTTTTAGAACCTTGTTCAAGAATTATATCATTTGGTTTGTTTGTTGTGATGATATTACTAACAACATCAGCAGTTGAAGCTAGAGTTCGTCATTACAAATGGGAAGTGAAATATCAATTTCAATCACCTGATTGTTTTAGGAAATTAGTAATTGCAATCAATGGTAAAACTCCTGGTCCAACTATTATTGCACAACAAGGAGATACGATCATTGTCGAACTTAAAAACAGTTTGTTAACTGAGAATGTTGCTATTCATTGGCACGGAATCCGCCAG ATTGGTACTCCATGGAGTGATGGAACAGAAGGAGTTACTCAATGTCCAATTACGCCAGGAGAAACTTTCATCTACAAATTTGTCGTTGATAGA CCGGGATCATACTTATACCATGCACATTATGGAATGCAAAGAGAAGCAGGATTATACGGATCGATACGTGTAGCAGTACCTGACGGTGTCGTAGAACCGTTCACATACGATTACGACAGAACTATCATCCTTAATGATTGGTACCATAAGAGTACTTATGAACAAGCTACCGGTTTATCTTCTAAACCTTTTGTTTGGGTTGGAGAACCTCAG TCACTTTTGATTCATGGAAGAGGAAGATTCAACTGTTCTTCTCCAACAATCGGAAGTTCCGATACGTGTAACACGACGAGCCCCGACTGCGATCCATATGTGCTAACAGTTGTGCCAGGGAAAACTGTTCGAATTAGACTTTCAAGCTTATCGTCTTTATCCGCACTGAATTTCGAAATCGAG GGGCATAACCTGACAGTAGTAGAAGCTGACGGCCATTTCGTCGAGCCGTTCGTCGTTAAGAACATAAACGTTTACTCCGGTGAAACTTATTCAGTTTTAGTGACAGCTGATCAAGATCCTTCAAGGAATTACTGGGCTGCTTCGAATGTTATCAGTCGAAGACCGACAACGCCAACAGGTTTAGCCATCTTGAATTACTATCCAAACCATCCTAGTAAAACTCCGCCGTCTACTCCACCTACAGGTCCCTTGTGGAATGACTCTGACTACCGCTTAGCTCAGTCTCTGAAGATTAAAGCTCATCCGAGTCACATCGTTGCGCCACCGGTTGAATCCGATAGAGTGATTATTCTCCTAAACACACAGAATGAAGTTGATGGTTTCCGGCGTTGGTCAGTCAACAATGTCTCGTTCAACTTACCTCATACCCCGTATCTTATCGCGCTTAAGAAAAGATTCAAGCACAAAGTTTTCGACCAAATGCCACCACCAGACACCTATGACTACAAGAACTACGATATCAACATTGTGCAGCCGAATCCAAACGCAACTGTCAGTAATGGGATTTACAGATTAAAGTTCAATTCCACAGTTGATATTGTGCTGCAAAATGCAAACACGATGAATCCAAACAACAGCGAGACGCATCCGTGGCATTTACACGGTCACGACTTCTGGGTTTTAGGATACGGAAAAGGGAAGTTCGATCCGATAGAAGACCCGAAAAAGTATAATTTGGTGAATCCGATAATGAAAAACACAGTGCCTGTACATTCAATGGGATGGACTGCATTGAGATTTGTTGCTGACAATCCTGGTGTATGGGCATTCCATTGCCATATTGAAGCTCATTTCTATATGGGTATgggaattgttcttgaagaaggtGTGGAAAGAGTTAAAAAGTTGCCTACTTCTATTATGGGTTGCGGCGAAACCAAAAGTTTGATTAGGCCTTGA